Proteins encoded together in one Solanum lycopersicum chromosome 7, SLM_r2.1 window:
- the LOC101267619 gene encoding 26S proteasome non-ATPase regulatory subunit 6 homolog has product MDSEEGTQQPQLVLAHKLFLLTHPDVNDLDKVRLREEVLEAVVSNDMAPLFETLVSKGVFSLNLDVLDPMRVKNADELKKLDEKIADAEENLGESEVREAHLAKSLFYIRIGDKGKALEQLKVTEKKTVAVGQKMDLVFYTLQMGLFDLDFDLISKCIDKAKKLFEKGGDWERKNRLKVYEGLFCMSTRNFKKAADLFLDSISTFTTYELFPYDTFIFYTVLTSIITLDRVSLKQKVVDAPEILTVIGKIPYLSEFMNSLYDCQYKSFFSAFAGLMEHIKLDRYLQPHFRYYMREVRTVVYSQFLESYKSVTIEAMAKAFGVSEDFIDLELSRFIAAGKLHCKIDKVAGVLETNRPDAKNALYQATIKQGDFLLNRIQKLSRVIDL; this is encoded by the exons ATGGATTCGGAAGAAGGAACCCAGCAACCCCAGCTAGTTCTTGCACACAAACTATTCCTTTTGACACATCCAGATGTCAATGACTTGGATAAAGTTCGTCTTCGTGAAGAAGTCTTGGAAGCTGTGGTCTCCAATG ATATGGCTCCGTTGTTTGAAACCCTAGTTTCAAAAGGGGTTTTTAGTTTGAATCTGGACGTTCTTGATCCTATGCGTGTTAAGAATGCTGATGAGCTTAAAAAACTCGATGAGAA GATTGCTGATGCAGAAGAAAATCTTGGTGAAAGTGAAGTTCGAGAAGCTCATTTGGCTAAATCATTGTTCTACATTAGGATTGGTGACAAG gGGAAAGCACTTGAACAACTCAAGGTGACTGAGAAAAAAACTGTTGCAGTTGGGCAAAAGATGGACCTGGTGTTCTATACCTTGCAGATGGGATTATTTGACTTGGATTTTGACCTCATCTCTAAATGCATAGATAAGGCAAAGAA ATTATTTGAAAAGGGGGGTGACTGGGAGAGAAAGAACAGGTTGAAGGTGTATGAAGGGTTGTTCTGCATGTCCACTCGTAACTTCAAGAAAGCAGCAGATCTTTTCCTTGATTCTATCTCAACTTTTACCACATATGAGCTTTTCCCCTATGATACTTTCATATTTTATACTGTCCTTACGAGCATCATTACCTTGGACCGGGTTTCCTTGAAACAAAAG GTCGTGGATGCGCCAGAGATCTTGACTGTAATTGGAAAGATTCCATATCTGTCCGAGTTTATGAACTCGTTATATGATTGTCAATACAAGTCATTTTTCTCAGCATTTG CTGGCTTGATGGAGCATATTAAATTGGATCGTTACTTGCAACCACACTTCAGATATTATATGAGGGAGGTCAGAACAGTTGTGTATTCCCAGTTCCTGGAGTCCTACAAGAGTGTTACTATTGAGGCCATGGCCAAGGCTTTTGGGGTGTCTGAGGATTTCATCGACTT GGAACTATCTCGGTTCATTGCAGCTGGGAAGTTGCATTGCAAGATTGATAAAGTAGCAGGAGTATTGGAAACTAATCGTCCTGATGCAAAGAATGCTCTTTATCAGGCAACTATCAAGCAAGGGGACTTCTTGTTGAATCGCATTCAAAAGCTTTCTCGAGTCATTGATCTCTGA